From Streptomyces sp. TLI_053, a single genomic window includes:
- a CDS encoding STM4012 family radical SAM protein: MTTAPAAPAVLPDGSAGSSPYQSYVYAYPHKTAYRELPDRPPLRELWTGEPQHALSLYLHIPFCEVRCGFCNLFTRIGGPDGLTTAYLDALERQAGAVRAALDEGAGFALAAFGGGTPTYLSAAELERLCDIAEHRMGADLRAIPLSVEASPATATADRLAVLAGRGTTRLSLGVQSFVDAEARSAVRPQKRAEVEAALGRIRDAGFPVLNIDLIYGIDGQTEASWLRSLDATLAWRPEELYLYPLYVRPLTGLARRGEAESPAQWDTRRLALYRAGRDHLLAHGYEQVSMRMFRRAAAPQAGVSEYACQTDGMVGLGCGARSYTSRLHYSFDYAVDATEVRRIIDDYVATPAFDRAVVGRAMTPQEARRRHLVQSLLQAEGLVLADYRDRFGSTPAEDFPAEFAAFAARGWLAEDTPTAGGTAGPAARLRLSPEGLAHSDAVGPMLFSPEVRALMAEYEAK; this comes from the coding sequence ATGACCACCGCCCCCGCCGCGCCGGCCGTCCTCCCCGACGGGTCCGCGGGCTCCTCCCCGTACCAGTCGTACGTGTACGCCTACCCGCACAAGACGGCGTACCGCGAGCTGCCCGACCGGCCGCCGCTGCGCGAGCTGTGGACGGGCGAGCCGCAGCACGCGCTCTCGCTCTACCTGCACATCCCGTTCTGCGAGGTGCGCTGCGGCTTCTGCAACCTGTTCACCCGGATCGGCGGCCCGGACGGACTCACCACCGCCTACCTGGACGCGCTCGAGCGGCAGGCGGGCGCCGTCCGCGCGGCACTGGACGAGGGGGCCGGGTTCGCGCTGGCCGCGTTCGGCGGCGGCACCCCGACGTATCTGAGCGCCGCCGAGCTGGAGCGGCTCTGCGACATCGCCGAGCACCGGATGGGGGCCGACCTGCGAGCGATCCCGCTCTCGGTCGAGGCCTCGCCCGCCACGGCCACCGCCGACCGCCTCGCCGTCCTGGCCGGGCGCGGCACCACACGGCTGAGCCTGGGGGTGCAGTCCTTCGTCGACGCCGAGGCCCGCTCGGCCGTCCGGCCGCAGAAGCGCGCCGAGGTCGAGGCCGCGCTGGGCCGGATCCGCGACGCCGGGTTCCCGGTGCTCAACATCGACCTCATCTACGGCATCGACGGCCAGACGGAGGCGAGCTGGCTCCGGTCGCTGGACGCCACGCTCGCCTGGCGGCCCGAGGAGCTGTACCTGTACCCGCTGTACGTCCGGCCGTTGACCGGGCTGGCCCGGCGCGGGGAGGCGGAGTCCCCCGCCCAGTGGGACACCCGGCGGCTCGCGCTGTACCGGGCCGGCCGCGACCACCTGCTCGCCCACGGCTACGAGCAGGTGTCGATGCGGATGTTCCGCCGGGCGGCCGCGCCGCAGGCCGGGGTGAGCGAGTACGCCTGCCAGACGGACGGCATGGTCGGCCTGGGGTGCGGCGCCCGCTCCTACACGTCCCGTCTGCACTACTCCTTCGACTACGCGGTGGACGCGACGGAGGTGCGCCGCATCATCGACGACTACGTGGCGACCCCGGCGTTCGACCGCGCGGTGGTCGGCCGGGCGATGACGCCGCAGGAAGCGCGGCGCCGGCATCTCGTGCAGTCGCTGCTCCAGGCGGAGGGCCTGGTGCTCGCCGACTACCGGGACCGCTTCGGCAGTACCCCGGCCGAGGACTTCCCGGCCGAGTTCGCGGCCTTCGCCGCGCGCGGCTGGCTGGCTGAGGACACCCCCACCGCTGGCGGCACAGCCGGTCCCGCCGCGCGGCTCCGGCTCTCCCCGGAAGGTCTGGCGCACTCGGACGCGGTCGGCCCGATGCTGTTCTCCCCCGAGGTCCGCGCGCTGATGGCGGAGTACGAGGCGAAATGA
- a CDS encoding STM4011 family radical SAM protein has translation MTFLGMPAPGPTPGPAPAGPAPTPSTPSGPLDLSLLYRGPLASCDYDCPYCPFAKRRDTPEQLRSDRAALERFTGWVAGRGGSGDTLSVLFTPWGEGLVRSWYRRAMVELSRLPHVRRVAIQSNLSCRTAWLAEADLDTLALWVTYHPGQVEHGRFLAKCRELDALGVRYSVGVVGQPEHLAAARRLRAELSPAVYLWINAAEGRSYTDAEAADWTALDPHFGYSRHAHPSAGRACRTGESVVSVDGDGTVRRCHFVPEELGNLYDGSYRARLGPRACPLPVCDCHIGYVHLETLPLYDVFAGGVLERIPHSR, from the coding sequence ATGACCTTCCTCGGCATGCCCGCCCCCGGACCCACGCCCGGGCCCGCCCCGGCGGGACCGGCGCCCACCCCGTCCACGCCGTCCGGCCCGCTCGACCTCAGTCTGCTCTACCGGGGTCCGCTGGCCTCCTGCGACTACGACTGCCCCTACTGCCCGTTCGCCAAGCGCCGCGACACACCCGAACAACTCCGCTCCGACCGGGCCGCGTTGGAGCGGTTCACCGGCTGGGTGGCCGGACGCGGCGGGTCCGGGGACACCCTCTCGGTGCTGTTCACCCCCTGGGGCGAGGGGCTGGTGCGCTCCTGGTACCGGCGGGCCATGGTCGAGCTGAGCCGACTGCCGCACGTGCGGCGGGTCGCGATCCAGAGCAACCTCAGCTGCCGCACCGCGTGGCTGGCCGAGGCGGACCTCGACACCCTCGCGCTCTGGGTCACCTACCATCCCGGGCAGGTCGAGCACGGGCGCTTCCTCGCCAAGTGCCGCGAGCTGGACGCCCTCGGCGTGCGGTACAGCGTCGGCGTGGTGGGGCAGCCGGAGCACCTCGCGGCGGCCCGGAGGCTGCGCGCCGAGCTGTCCCCGGCGGTCTACCTGTGGATCAACGCCGCCGAGGGCCGGAGCTACACCGACGCCGAGGCGGCCGACTGGACCGCCCTCGATCCGCACTTCGGGTACAGCCGGCACGCCCACCCCAGCGCCGGCCGGGCCTGCCGCACCGGTGAGTCCGTGGTCTCGGTGGACGGCGACGGCACCGTCCGCCGCTGTCACTTCGTGCCCGAGGAGCTGGGCAACCTCTACGACGGCTCGTACCGGGCCCGGCTCGGCCCGCGGGCCTGCCCGCTGCCGGTCTGCGACTGCCACATCGGCTATGTGCACCTGGAGACGCTGCCGCTGTACGACGTCTTCGCGGGCGGTGTGCTGGAGCGGATCCCCCACTCCCGGTGA
- a CDS encoding VOC family protein, producing the protein MLGDAPLVAMIPAADVARAKAYYTDTLGLELKDAGPHGELTFVCGGTEFGIYETPSGGQAAHTLASFEVSDLNAEMAGLRGKGVVFEDYDMPGLKTVDGVVEDEGMRAAWFKDCEGNILCLHQRTAG; encoded by the coding sequence ATGCTTGGAGACGCACCCTTGGTGGCGATGATTCCCGCCGCCGACGTGGCCCGGGCGAAGGCTTACTACACCGACACCCTCGGCCTCGAGCTCAAGGACGCCGGTCCGCACGGCGAGCTGACTTTCGTGTGCGGCGGCACCGAGTTCGGCATCTACGAGACACCCAGCGGCGGCCAGGCCGCCCACACCCTGGCCAGTTTCGAGGTGTCCGACCTGAACGCGGAGATGGCCGGGCTGCGCGGCAAGGGCGTCGTGTTCGAGGACTACGACATGCCCGGCCTGAAGACGGTCGACGGTGTCGTCGAGGACGAGGGCATGCGTGCCGCCTGGTTCAAGGACTGCGAGGGAAACATCCTCTGCCTGCACCAGCGCACCGCCGGCTGA
- a CDS encoding MarR family transcriptional regulator, with translation MTVLPDLPDDADLLLLDRQICFSLNAASRAFGGVYRVLLKDLGLTYPQYLVMLVLWEHGELPVKRIGEHLRLDSGTLSPLLKRLEAAGLVHRKRSPEDERSVTVSLTGEGSAMRERAGQVPRRLLVATGLPVEQLATLRVLLDQVTEALDTAVPGLAAEG, from the coding sequence ATGACCGTGCTGCCCGACCTTCCCGACGATGCCGACCTGCTCCTCCTGGACCGACAGATCTGCTTCTCGCTGAACGCGGCCTCCCGCGCCTTCGGCGGTGTCTACCGGGTGTTGCTCAAGGATCTTGGCCTGACTTATCCGCAGTACCTGGTGATGCTCGTGCTCTGGGAACACGGCGAACTGCCGGTGAAACGGATCGGCGAACACCTCCGACTCGACTCGGGGACCTTGTCCCCGTTGCTCAAGCGGCTGGAGGCGGCCGGACTGGTGCATCGGAAGCGCAGCCCGGAGGACGAGCGCTCGGTCACCGTCAGCCTCACCGGAGAGGGCTCCGCGATGCGCGAGCGGGCCGGACAGGTGCCGCGCCGACTGCTGGTCGCGACCGGGCTCCCGGTCGAACAGCTGGCCACCCTGCGGGTGCTGCTGGACCAGGTGACGGAGGCCCTCGACACCGCCGTTCCGGGCCTCGCCGCCGAGGGCTGA
- a CDS encoding organic hydroperoxide resistance protein has translation MDALYTAVATANGREGRTVSSDGQLDLALAMPPGLGGSGQGTNPEQLFAAGYAACFASALGLVGRQAKVDTGEISVTAEVSIGKDAEGFGLAVVLRVELPEALAGETGQLLVKKAHEVCPYSRATRGNIPVELVVE, from the coding sequence ATGGACGCGCTCTACACCGCAGTCGCCACCGCCAACGGCCGGGAGGGCCGCACCGTCAGCTCCGACGGTCAGCTGGACCTCGCGCTGGCGATGCCGCCCGGCCTCGGCGGCAGCGGTCAGGGCACGAACCCCGAGCAGCTGTTCGCCGCCGGCTACGCCGCCTGCTTCGCCAGCGCCCTGGGCCTCGTCGGCCGACAGGCGAAGGTGGACACCGGCGAGATCTCGGTGACCGCCGAGGTGTCCATCGGCAAGGACGCCGAGGGCTTCGGCCTCGCGGTGGTGCTGCGGGTCGAGCTGCCCGAGGCGCTCGCGGGCGAGACCGGCCAGCTGCTGGTGAAGAAGGCCCACGAGGTGTGCCCGTACTCCCGCGCCACCCGCGGCAACATCCCGGTCGAGCTCGTCGTCGAGTAG
- a CDS encoding SHOCT domain-containing protein — MRHWNGHDYGHGVGPWGLGLFALGLLLVVVALVVVAVLLARRSRVAGPPPPKGVWGGAPNGPGGPAGGVPPAWPAAEQVLAERFARGEIDAEEYRHRLDVLRGAAGPPEAGPAVPPPSGPPPPAPPPFPPSSGRSTGPAVPPSGPPDPPPPPPAGSG; from the coding sequence ATGAGGCACTGGAACGGCCACGACTACGGCCATGGTGTCGGGCCCTGGGGTCTGGGCCTGTTCGCGCTGGGACTGCTGCTGGTCGTGGTGGCGTTGGTGGTCGTCGCGGTGCTGCTGGCCCGGAGGTCGAGGGTCGCCGGTCCACCACCGCCGAAGGGAGTGTGGGGCGGGGCTCCGAATGGCCCGGGTGGCCCGGCGGGCGGAGTTCCGCCGGCCTGGCCGGCGGCCGAGCAGGTTCTGGCGGAGCGATTCGCGCGCGGCGAGATCGACGCGGAGGAGTACCGGCACCGCCTGGACGTCCTGCGGGGTGCGGCTGGGCCGCCGGAGGCCGGTCCAGCGGTCCCGCCGCCGTCCGGTCCACCGCCCCCGGCCCCGCCCCCGTTCCCGCCGTCGTCCGGCCGGTCGACCGGTCCGGCGGTGCCGCCGTCCGGTCCGCCGGATCCGCCCCCGCCGCCGCCCGCCGGATCCGGCTGA
- a CDS encoding family 16 glycosylhydrolase produces MAVVFDADFTSTSQWIAGRSSAYPRMGPTNRGDHKLDFLSRAYCPGGVFTAVRRHGGDLWTCNLLTTEGSPEGFQVRTGDVLSARVTLPSQLGAWPAIWTWRDGGNEIDVFEYHPDNPDLLEISNHVGGGYRYWHGAEAGIAPGATFDLRTVFGAHSVDWFVDGTLIHADRRGVGADWHAYLIVNLSVADGAYHDRPPIFGTDLLSWICHSLRIERGGPVAKGGG; encoded by the coding sequence GTGGCCGTCGTGTTCGACGCGGACTTCACATCGACCAGCCAGTGGATCGCGGGGCGCAGCAGCGCCTATCCCCGGATGGGGCCGACCAACCGGGGTGACCACAAACTCGACTTCCTCAGCCGTGCCTACTGCCCCGGCGGGGTTTTCACCGCCGTCCGGCGCCACGGCGGCGACCTCTGGACGTGCAATCTGCTGACCACCGAGGGCAGTCCCGAGGGCTTCCAGGTCCGCACCGGGGACGTGCTGAGCGCGCGCGTCACCCTGCCCAGCCAGCTCGGCGCCTGGCCGGCCATCTGGACCTGGCGGGACGGTGGCAACGAGATCGACGTCTTCGAGTACCACCCCGACAACCCGGACCTGCTGGAGATCTCCAACCACGTCGGGGGCGGCTACCGCTACTGGCACGGGGCCGAGGCCGGCATAGCCCCCGGCGCGACCTTCGACCTGCGGACGGTCTTCGGGGCCCACTCGGTGGACTGGTTCGTCGACGGCACCCTGATCCACGCCGACCGGCGCGGTGTGGGCGCCGACTGGCACGCCTACCTGATCGTCAACCTGTCCGTCGCGGACGGTGCCTACCACGACCGGCCGCCGATCTTCGGGACCGACCTGCTCAGCTGGATCTGCCACAGTCTGCGGATCGAACGGGGCGGGCCGGTCGCGAAGGGCGGTGGGTGA